Part of the Falco rusticolus isolate bFalRus1 chromosome 2, bFalRus1.pri, whole genome shotgun sequence genome is shown below.
ACGCTATCAAAAGCAACTGGTTCTTCCAGTCTTTCTTCATTCATCATGACAACCAGGCTTCAaaactttcattattttcttctaatttgtCCATTTGAACAGTGGTTTGTATGGTGTCTGAATAGTGAGGGTAATGCTATTTACCAGCTGGCTAAAGTGAAGATGTACTTTAAATCAACAAATAAGGCTAGGTCTTTATTGCCTACAGCATTCCAGTGGGCACCACCCCCCTTTCCAATGAGGCTTTCAGAAGTGACACAGAAATTTTCCTTCAGTCCTTTACAAAGAATCCTCAAAGCTATTACTACTAAAACTCCCTAGCTTTGCTAACTACATTCCAGCACATTGTCCTAACTTACTTGACTTTGGCCCTACCATCTTTGGCTTTAATAGAAGGCAGGCAGCGATGTAACTTGGATGAGTTTCCTCACACACCTGAAGTCATAAACACCTGATATCTCACTTCCTATCAGGCTGCCAGCACTAAGGCTACAGAGCTGCAGCAATCCATAGTCCATCATATTATTAAATAGTAATTGCTAGTAAACTAGCAAGCTGTCCTTCAAAAATTGCCAACTCCCTGGATCGcttgtttttattaaacttGAGGGGCTTCCAAATTCCTGTGCAGGTACTATCAGAATGATTCAGAACACCCCACTACAATGCAGTAGCCTTTGTGGATGTGGTTTCGTAAATGGTGCAGGCACTTCCATGCAGGCAGCAACTTATCAGTAGTAATTGTTGAGCGCAAGTGAAGCCCTCAGCTCAGGTTGCCTCATACCTGCCAACAGGCACCGTGAAGATAATTCATTAAGTCTCTGACATGTCTGAACAGTTTCTAGACTcttctttgcttattttaatcTAGTCTTGAACTCTACTTATATTTTACCTCTTCTCTCTACACTCTGGTATCTTTAACACTGATTGAATGCTGTAATTCTTCAAAGCAGATCATAAAGCACAAATAGGTTATCTCCAAGAGCTCTCCTTTTCACCAAATACAAGGACTCTCTCCTCCTGGCATTTAGTGCTAATACATTTATGAGTTATTTTGAAACCTGTAACATCCTTTGCTAAACACACCTTTGTAAAGCTTGCATTTCCTCATTTTGTCCCTTCTTACTCAACGACCTTTCACATTTGCTCATTGTCTTGATTCACTATACAACTTTTCCTCAGACCACTGAAAAGCCTCATGATTTACAACCCTAACCTTTCTGCACCAAGCTTGCACCTGTATCCTTAACACTCACGTAGAAGAACTTTTACCTGTTTACTGTGGTTAAGACCCAACCAATTCACTCAGTGCATCAGACACCTTGCATTCCTctaatccattttattttactcatCTTCCTTCGCTTTTTGGTCATTCTTCCCCCAAATACTTTCCTCGCCCTCACTCAGAACTATATGTtaatacttttgttttcatcttttcaaaaaCTAAGTAGTCCAAGAATTTGCGAGAGAGACACTGTGTGCTGATGCATTGTTTTCCTCAAAGAATGGCCAAGTAGTACAAAATGCAATGACCATGAAGCCCAGCAGTGCTTATCAACCCCAGATTTCCCACAAAAATTCCCCCAGGACAACCTGGTTTGATATTCTGTAATATATCCTCAGCATTCCAGCAAgcttcccttatttttttttattccagtacTATCccttctacttttttaaaaatcaaatttatcACCCCTCAATATTTTAAGCTCTGTATCAGTATTATGACCTCACTTAGCAACTTCTCCTCTTGCAGAACTCCAGGTTAACCAATGTTAAACTGTATGATGGCAACCATAGAATTTTCTCTGTCTAGTTCATGCCCACATGTAGAAGAATTAGGCAATactcactgaaataaatgtcttcTGTTGTCTCAGTTAAGGCTGTCCAGCATTTCAAtcaacttttcttcttcttcctacCACTGACAAATAGCTAGTGCCAAACATACATGTTGAAAGTCAAACAATACCCAACTGTCTCCTCCTGCTTTGCAAGCATCTCTTAAgtattaaaatagcaaaagaagGTGCCTTCGGTATTGATGTACCCAACACTCAGAAACATTCTCTGATCACCAACATTGACTgtaacttattttctttctctttagaCAGAGTATGCAAGTCCACAAAACAAACAGTTGTACCGAGGGGTAGTAACTGTGGTTGAAGAGTTGATCTaactttccaaaaagaaaacgCACTTGGATTTCCACATTGAATGAAAATAATGGATCCTTCTGACAAGAGGACTTTGAACGAGAATAGAAATGAATATAATTACCTCTAAAACGATTTGTCCCATAATAATCCACCTCGAAtagagcaggggaaaaaggtggagaaaaatcattaaaatttgttcttttccctttgtttaaaaacaaaatgcctAGGAGGTAAGCTTTTCTGTGAATGCCTGCTACGAAGACCTGCTTAAACCTTACTGACGTTTCCTTCATGGTGCAGAGACAAGGCCTCTCATCCACGTTGTCATCCACCACCTGTCACTGTCTTCATTGCTGCAATGCTTCTTTCCTCTGGATACAAACTGCTATAGGATGACAGGACTGCTTAAGAACACCACAGTAGTTAGTTTTACCAGCTTGTCAGTTTTATACACACAGAGTATTTTCTGAGGCAGAAACTAGCTGTTCAAAATGTGTTTAGAATTGCCCTTCAGCCTTCCAAGTGGCAACACCAAACTATCACGGTATATTAAAACTTCATGCAAGACAAGGTAAGTGGTGAAATAAAATTAGCCTCGTCAAAAGTTAGCTGTTAATACTGGGCTGCCAGTCAGCCATTTCATGAGCTCAGTACTTACAGTGCAAATATGAACCTCTGCAATATCAATATGGACTTAACTCACAGATAgtatttaattcttaaaaaaaccccagtgtaACAGTTGTGAAAACTGAGTAAAATCTGCAGTaatagctgcattttaaatgtaattatttcctAACACCAACCAATGCATTTGTTTATTCCCTTCAAAGCATGCAAGCCCTATTCCcaatgccttttaaaaataaagactttgaatgccagtattttcttttacaaattcCAGGTATTTTCCcgttaaaaatagttttcaaaataaaacacaatttcaCAAGGTGTTTCAataaggcagaaaacaaaatgctttttttaaaagtctcatTTATTGTTTGCCTCTTATGTTCCCACACGGCATAATCACACactgaaaactgctgctgcatgaCTAAGAGAAGCcataatctaaaaaaaaaccaaaaaaaaacaacaagcaaaaaaaaacaacccaaaagaCCACCAAGTGGTACATGCTGAATGCACAGCATAGGCAAATTGCAGTTCCACTTAAACCACCTACACTTGCATCgatttattttcccatttcttctggTTAAAACCTAGTtctggaggggagggaagtttaaaaatatcctCACCCTTTCAGCAGCTGCTCAAATAATTgtcatgtttaatttttcctcaCAAAGCATGGACTACCATACACTCACAGTGAGGTTACTCATCCCATCATCACCACTAGCTTTCAAATCaccaatacagaaaataaatctaaacAATGTATTTATATAGACAAAACCCCTTCCCCTGTGTGCACTAACACCCCCCCGCCTCAGTCAATAAAATTACAACTGAAACAGCAATTTGATTGGCAAGATCAACATCAAATGACCTGGTAAATGACCTGCCTGCACCAGAAGGGAGCTACCATTACCAAACAGGATAAAAACTTAACCACTTCCACTTGCAGTAGCTACATTAAGTTTGCAATTAGCCTGTGTACAAAGTAGCTGTGTAACATACATTCACAAGCAGATGTTGAGTGTAATGCTAGTCcaacagtgaaaggaaaaaggtaatTATGTTTGAAAGGCAGGTAATAATCAGCCAAAGCCAAGTAGTTAATTTAAATACTTCTTGAATAGCAACCTCAGAAGGCACACGAAAAGAACTCAAGACAGCTCAGCCTTCAATGACTCACACAATGACataccttttctttctcaagatACAAGGAAAGTTAAAAACATGACTGGAAGATTAAcaccttgttttcctttacttctCTCTTGACCAAGTCTTTGCAGATTAAGAAGTACAGAAGTAAGATTGCATACATAGGATGGCACATAGGTATTACATTATCTCAAATAGCAGTATGAGAAATTATTTGGTCTGGTTTTGGTCTCCTGACAATCCCATCAACTAGACATCAATCAGGTAAATATTGAAGGCTGACCTACTTTGACCTATTATTTTACAGCTATACAGAAGCACACATACATACTCCTGCTCACATACCCCATCAAGTTCACCTCTTAAAATGAGCCTCATTTCAGATTAAATTCAACTTCCACACAGGTACTGACCACTGCTACAGATCAGGCCAAACAGGATCCTGAATGGCAcaatcagcattttcaaataGCAGCAACAATACATCAGTTACTCAGAATTTGAAGGCATTTACTAGGTTCCTGGGTTTTTGCATGAATGCCATGTTGCTTTctatattgattttaaaaagcattatttcatTTAAGCTGTTTTACCAAGGGCAAGAGTGTTACTTTTTGACTGTCCTTGGGACTTTGGATTTTTCTAGCACTATAacagacaccccaccccccattttaAATCATATGAAAAGTTGCAATCCATTTCTAAGAATCATGCAAAAAGCCACTTGCAGCAGCCCATCGTACACTACCAGGCACAAAAAATGGGAGTGGTTTCTATTAGTATAACCCATGCTTCCCCCCCAAAGTTCTGacattcagtaattttttctttaaaaaaaaataatcaagcttATTCTGTTACAGAGTGCAGTGTTAAGTGTATCAGAGGAACTATTATCTGAAACAAGTTTTCAAACAAAAGGTTTCCCCAAAGCTTTTATGTAATAATTTCAACACAGATAGAGTAAGTATGTTTATTGTTTTACAGCAGAATGCCCcaatttaagaacaaaattgcTAGATGTTCAGCTGTGCAAAATGGTACATAGTGCTTAGGTACAAGTGGAAAAGAACATGATTTGTTAGCAAATactttcaaatacaattttatgGTCCTAGAAGATAGGACTTGAAACCAGGGACTGATCCACAGGCAAACAATTTTGGACCCAGCCACTTTGGACCCAGCACAAACGCCACTTGCTCCTTattgttgggaaaaaaaaatcatcacacTGAATTGCCAGATTCAGTGTCTTCATGCATGTTACAGAGAAATGGATCAGTCCTCTATGTCAGTTTCTAGCCCCATCTACAAATATCATCTGGCTCCGATAAATAAGACTCACAGGAATTTCTTGAAGGTCAATGGTCCATAATGGTAGTTATTCTACATGATCTGCTCAACTTGATTCCCAATTCTAGTTAGGCTGTTTAAATGACTTTCTTGAATTCATCGTACAGCACAAGCACAAAAGCACCCCCCATGCCTCTGAGAACATTAGACCATGCACCCTTGAAGAACGCCTTTCCTCCCTCATCCCTTGCTATCTTCCGCCAGCAGTCAATTGTTCCAGAGTACATGATATCAGCtgtagaaaaagcagaaagcaatttttaacTCCTACAATTGTACCCAAGATCTTTTTAACAACTGCCCTGATTCGCCTCTAGCTACTTTTTGTGAAGTCCCAAACCACATTTTTAGACTGCAACACAGTACTTAGTTCAGGCAATAGAAAATTTTATCTGCTTGCCGAGTTACTAAAGGctaaatcacaaaataaaaatgtcaagcCTTCTTTCTGGTAATTACACTGTTCCCCAGTTGCCTTCATTTAATTTGTCATTGCAAACAGGCAGTCTGTCCATTTCATATTCTATAAAGTCCTCAGCATTAATTAGAGACAAACAAGTTGGGCCCTACTGCATTTCCTTGTATCACTGAAATGTAATATAACTTAAATCAGATTTATGGAACAAGTGACAGTAAGTGGGGAGGGATAACTATTAGGGAAAAAGAACTCCATGTTGTTAATGCTGCTTAAAGAACTGCACAAATTAACAGCCTACCTCCTTTGCGCCCTGACTGCATCATCATCCTACGTCGCACTGTATCGAAAGGATAGGAGACCACACCAGCCACAGCAGTCACCGTCTGGGCAATCATCCAACTGATAACAATATGAGTATTTCTGGGATCTGGGAGCATGCCTGCAATAAAGAAAGTAATTAGCTTTTTATCTTGTACACCCTCTTCCACTTGCTGCGTGACAGCTACTTTACTAGATGAACGATTACGAAACATTGTAAAGCCATACTTTGAAATCGCAACAAGATTTAGGATAAACTTCAGACATGCTGTAACAATGTAACTACTCCCTACTCTTTTTGAAAAGAGTGTCACTAAAGTCATTGTGCCTGTGAAGTACATTAAACTGTAAGCTAGTATTAATGACCTCTATGCCCAAATGTCAAGCttaaaaaaagtgctttgtAAAAGCACCACTCTGCTGAACACACCTGAATTGGTCCAATGTAACTCCAGTAACACACTGAACAAAAAAGAACTTACTGGAATTGCATACAACAAGCTCTGCTGCCATTAGGGCAAGCTCCTTTAAGTACAAAAGCAGGAGTACTTGAAAGTAGCCACCTGCCATCAACACATGCCTGTGTTGCCTTGAACACTGCAGCATCACCGCAGCTTTGTTGTCCCCTCTCCACCTCCACTTGCTATAGACAGACACCGTAAAATCCAAGAATGAACATAAACCAACACAGAATTCAGGAAACAGGTTTACAAGGTCCCCTCTGAAATGTTACCTTTTGCTGTATCATAGATCCCAAAGTAGGCAGCTCGATAGATGATGATGCCTTGGACAGAGACATTGAACCCTTGATATAAGCCACGCAGACCATCAGACTTGGTAATTTTGACTAGACAGTCCCCTAGACCTGAGAATTCTCTGTCTGCGCCAGCTTTTCCGACATCAGCAGCCAAACGGGTTCTTGCAAAATCCAAGGGGTAGACAAAGCAGAGGGAAGTGGCTCCAGCTGCACCACCAGAAGCCAGGTTACCAGCAAAATACCTCCAGAATTGAGTGTGCTTGTCTACACCTCCCAAGAACACCTGCTTATACTTATCCTTGAAGGCAAAGTTGAGAGCTTGAGTTGGGAAGTATCTGATGACATTTGCCAAGTTTCCTCTCCAGAAAGACAGCACTCCTTGTTCCTTTGGAATACGCACTACACAATCGATGATACCCTTGTACTGCTTATCAGCAGCAATTTGTTTACTTGCATGTTGTACCTGCAAATAAAAACACGCATTTTGGCTGTATGCCTTGACAGGTCTGCACTGCAAGTCCACTTCTGTAAAGCAGAGAGCTGTTCAGCCTGAAAGCCTGATGGCAGTCAGGCATGGAGGTCAAGCCGCTGTTAACTGCAATAAATGGGCTGCAACAGCCAGCCTCCAAGGAAAAGCTCCCAGGTGTCAGCCTAGATCTTAAGACTGGGAAAAACAGTCATTTACTCGTATTCAGTGGGGACTGAAGAACGCGAGGATTGAGTTAGCTCTGAAGAACTAAAGGCCCACAAACTGAGAGCGTGTGTACGTGAAGCAGCCATAGACACGGGAGGCCTCGTACAACACTAGAACGGCAAAAAAGGCTTCAAGTTGTGTCCCGGCCTCCCCGGAACGCAGGACTCGCCGGACGGGCAAGGGCCAGCCGTGGGGAGCGAAGGCGACCACAGCTGTGGTGCGGCCCGGAGCCGGCGGCCCctgcgggcagcggcggggtGCAGGGGGGGCGGCCGAGCCGCGTCGCGCCCAGGGGACCGGCGGGGGAGCGGCGCGAGGAGGCCGCCAGCCCGGCGCCTGCCGCCGCGCCcagggcggggccggggccgccgcgaAGGTCACGCGAGTCACCTTGGGGCGCCGGGCCGCCCCATGGCCCGCGCGCAGGGGTCACACAGGGCACCGCGCGCCGGtcgcggccccggccccgccccgccggtgGGCCAATGCGCTGCCCGGCCGCGGCATCACGTGAAGGTCATCAAGATGGCGGCGCGCTGCCGCCCTCCCCCCCTTGCCCTCTGCGCGCTCGGCGCCAGGAGCGGGACGGCAGGAAGTGACACCGGAGGCCGCCCCCTcgcccctccctcccacccaccccccccccccgcggcccgcccccccccgcaACGCAGCGCCCCGCATAGCGGAACCGGCTtccccgccgctgccgcgggggcCCGCCGCCCACGTGACCTCCCCGCCAGCCGCCACTTCGCGCGCGCCCTTTGTTCCGCGGCGGCGCCCGCATGCCTGCCCCCCGCCCTTCCCCCCGCCCGGCTCAGCCCGCGCGGGCCCCGGCGGCGGAGGGCGACGGGCAGCCCCCACTCCCCGCTCCCACCAGGCTCGGCCGCGCCGCTAACCTGAAGCAAGAGCTTGACCCGCTCGATAGGCGCCACCGCAGTCTTGCTGATGGCGGCTGCGACACCGCCCGCCAGAAAGTCCTTGAGGAAGGAGATAGCCTGGTCCGCCATGTTCGCGCCGGAGCCGCCGGGGAAGAGACGCCGCTGCCGCTCACGCCGAAAGGGCGGGGCTGTTGCCGCGCATGAGCTAAAtgccgggccccgccggccccgccccccggcgcTCCATTGGCCGCACCACCCTGAGGGCGTGGCCTCGCCGCCCAAAGGCACGGGACCGGGTCGCCCTCAGGGCGGTGGTTacagcgggcggcggggcgcggctCCGGCTTCCTCCCGCCCCTGCGGCGCCAGTGGCGCAGCGCCGCGTCGCACAACGCGGCCGGGCCTGCcgggcggcgccgccgccgccaccaccaccaccaccaccacctgtgAAGGGCGAGAGGCCGCGCCCGagcccggcccccgcggggcggtgcggtgcggcgcggcgcggcgcggcagGGCCGCCCTAGCAGCGAAGTGCGGATATCACCGTCACTCACACAAATTCCgcccctcccccttcccccccccccccctccgcaACAGTCCCTTTCGGAAGCGCCGCCTCCGGCCGCGTTGTCCCGCTCCCGGCAGGGCCCGCGGGAGCCTGTGCCACCCGACAGGTCACATCCCACAGAACGCGGCGGCACCGCACCCGGGGCCCGCGTTCGTCAGCCTGGGCGGGCAGCGAGCGGGGCGGCCTCGGCGGCGACTGCGGAAAGCCGGCGGTCAGGTGGGGGCAGCGGGCTGGGCCCCCCGGCTCCCGCGGAGCTCGCCCCGCGCTGGCCCGCTCTGGGCGATGCTGGCGAAAGGCAGCGCCCCGCTTGCAAGTGCCGCTCCCGCCGGCGCCTCCTCAGCGCTGCGGGCGGAGGTCGCGTCGCCGTCTGTCACTCAGCTGAGCCGAGACAATGAAATAGCAAAGAACTTCCCCGCGGTGTGCTCCAGGGGCGGTGGGACGCAGGGTCCAGACCCCTTGTTCTGGCGCTCGGAGTTCGATGCCGTGAGCAGCTCCGCAGGCCGCCCGAGCGGGCGTTCACGCCCGGGTCCGAGTccctgccccgccgcggcgggcccggcctCCCCTCAGGCATCTCTGCTCATTTCATCGCACGCTGCGAAATGAAATGTTACATCTCATGGCTAAACTTCTGTCTGAAATTATACCTCTTCTTTCTAAAAGTAAGCCTTGAAATTGTTGTAGCCGGAAGGTGTTAGTTCACCCACACCTTTCATTACTGCTTTCACTTTTAATGGATGTTTCCTACAAAAGTAaagccaaacatttttttttttttaatagatgaCTGGTGAACCACAAAGTTGTACTAGCTGAGGTGTCTGAAACCACTGCTTACGCGTACATACTTCGCAGGATTTCAAAATGAGCGTCTTGCTCAAGAGGGCATGTTGTGGGAACAGGACGTGCCAGGCATGGCCTTCATCTCTGCTGTAGTATGATATACTGTGTTTTATACAtttctatacatttttttagcATAACAAAAGATACAAAGTATATTGTGTGGTATTTTATATTCTAAATCATAATACAGATATAATGCAGTGACTCCTGTGCCCACACAGGGTTAGGTGCTCGCAGTGTTACAGGACTGTATTTTTGACGTAATTAATGAAAGGCTGTGGTGCATATTCTGAGGTAGGCACACATGGCTTagcatagtatttttttttaaaaaagtttggAACAGCATGTTAATACTCACAAGATACAATGTGTGCaaggctgggatttttttcccccattaaaTTTTtctattgattaaaaaaaccctttataCCTGGAACCCTGAAGCGTAGTCTATTTGAAAAAGGAAGGTAAAACACACATAATGTTTTTGTCATTGGAAACTGTTCAGTCAGTAGTTGTCCTGTTCTGTTCACCCTGGGAGCTCAGGTGCATCTGACTGGGGAAATTCTCTTCTCTTTAGCaccatgctttttcttctgtttctgcacctttccccctgctcccccccctTCAGTTCTTTATCTAATCTCATATTCTGCTATCCAGTTTCATAAGAGCTCACAAATTAAGTAGGGctaaaaaggaggaggaggatgttCTTGAACCAAATGCGGTGCCCCCACATTTCATCTTCAATTTTAATCACAGATGAAAGTTGTGCTTTCATACAACTGCCTTTTCCAGAAACCTCACAGAAGGCAGGGAAGGCTGTCTTCACTCTCTCaagaagctgctgctccagttCTTGTTTCCAATCTTGACTACACCACTCCAGTAGCAATTCCCAGACTCCATTAGAGaatgtttctttatttgcaGTAGAGAGCATAACATAAAATGATATTAAAATGGATGGTGATGGATTATTGAAATGGTACCTGCATTAACCtcttgaaacagaaacaaagcaatgtGTGCTAGTTCAAAAACTGGACAATCCCAACTGTACCAAGTATGAAGAAACTGATTCCTCAGCAACGTGAATAGTGCCGTAGGGCTGCTGACACCATTTGTAGTTGGAGACTTGTTTCTGAGGGTACTACAGATGTTGTGCAGCCACAGCATCACTGCCATCAAATGATGCCAGAATCTTCTGGCATTGTTTCACTCAGGTTCCAAATAAATGCAATCTATCTGTCCCcctttttaaagtaacttcAGAATGCTGACTTAACATCTCTTTTTTATGATCTGATGGGAAATTGAGAATGTATTTGCATAATTACAAAACATCAAACATGACTAGAATCATCCAGATTTTACTACTAAATCCATTTCTTTCCTAGGCCTTAACACAGAGAATGACATCTAACAAATTTCCTGTCAATCTGATTTTGACATTTGCGAATCCATGTTGTTCCAGTAAGGCTCGATATTCAGAGccacttctttcctttccctctgtctGCACAAGCATGTTCAAggactgcagcagagctgtgctcctgTTCTTCTTCTCATCATCCAATACCGTTTCAGCCAGCAAAATCTCACAACCTAATTTAAGAACAAATGCATGCAACAGTCCTAATCCATTATCAGGCAAGAGAACTTTATGCTAACATGTATAAGGGTGCAAACTACAAGCCACAGGTGATTCATTTATCATTTATGGATTTTCTCTGCTATTAAACGTATGATCCACGCCTctcacaaaacccagaaaattcCCTTCCATGCTACGGAGGGCTCAAATGCTCACAATTCCAAGTCACCTCTCTGCTTTCAGGGGAAGAGGTGATGACTTCTGTAGACTTGGCATGAAGGTTACAGAACACAGTAAGACAGGGATAGCAGTTCCATGTCTTCAGGATATATTGGTACTTCACATCCATATTAAAACAGTGCCAAGCAGACAAAACAGTGGATGgtgagcattaaaaaaaccagttaAGTTGTCAATGTTGTACGTTATTTCTGTAGGAACTGAGGTCTTTGTGGTGGGACTCACCTAGGGATGTGGGCAGAGCTTAAATGATCCTGTTTACACACAGCCTCTTCCTCCATCTTCAGACCCAtaaggggaaagggaagacaAGAGAGGGCTACTGACAAAATGAGCGTAGTTTTGCTCATTGTCTTTTGGCTTTGCATCTTATGTAGTGGTTTCTCTTGGCACAGTAGGGGTAGGACGCCACCAATTCAGATCAAAATAGCAGCATTTTATAGTGATTTTAGTACTACTAAATGCTGCATAACATTCGTATCTTTCTGACCTTTAAGACAATCTCCTCAGAGCCATTCCTACATGTATACCTCAGACATTTAACGATTGATAAGAAGTAAATTAAACATAACACTGCAGTTTCTTAGAGAAGAGACTGAGATCTGCACATAAAATTTCTGGCCGAGACCTTGGTGTTAACTATCAGGAGTCATGAAAGTCCTTCTGACAGCTTATTAATCAATTCCCTGTTTCTGTCCTGTACCATCAGCTACCTTACTAAATCCAAGTTCAAGCCTACTCTGTAATGACACAGGTTTgcttcacaaagaaaaagaattagcTAAGCATGTCCGAGTCTGAGGTGAGCCTGAACCTATCCAGTGGGACTCTTCCACCCTAATTCAGTCATCCATAGATTAGATAGCTGTAGTTTGGCTAGCCCTGTAAATATGCTCTATTCactatgaaatatattttttctttgaaaaaacaggaaagtCCCTTTCACCGATAGGTGAGATGAATCATCCTCTGAAAATACCTGGATTTCCACTGATTGGAGAACTCAAGGTGACTAGATTTGAATACCTAATATTTAGGCATCTGAAGTTAGGGTGACAAGGCTTATTTGTTATGATTCAGTGGTTTCTATTCTG
Proteins encoded:
- the SLC25A6 gene encoding ADP/ATP translocase 3 — encoded protein: MADQAISFLKDFLAGGVAAAISKTAVAPIERVKLLLQVQHASKQIAADKQYKGIIDCVVRIPKEQGVLSFWRGNLANVIRYFPTQALNFAFKDKYKQVFLGGVDKHTQFWRYFAGNLASGGAAGATSLCFVYPLDFARTRLAADVGKAGADREFSGLGDCLVKITKSDGLRGLYQGFNVSVQGIIIYRAAYFGIYDTAKGMLPDPRNTHIVISWMIAQTVTAVAGVVSYPFDTVRRRMMMQSGRKGADIMYSGTIDCWRKIARDEGGKAFFKGAWSNVLRGMGGAFVLVLYDEFKKVI